A stretch of DNA from Hirundo rustica isolate bHirRus1 chromosome 1, bHirRus1.pri.v3, whole genome shotgun sequence:
TCTTTATTACTCTTTACATGCCAATTGTTCCAAATATTGGACAGTTTCACACTCAGAAGCTCAAATTTTCTGAGGTGGAGTTActtagaaaaaatactttttcttccaTGCACTTTGTAGTATAGAAGGCCAGCCTGAGATCCAGCAGTATTCTCCAGTGTCAGTTGCTCAGTCCATATGTacaaggaaagatttttttgtgtaaGTAATCAGCCatttttctggtattttgtAGACTTTCTATCTCAAAGAATGGaatctggaaacaaaacaaaaaagattgCTGGAAATACCTTTTCATAAACAACTGGGTAAGACTGATGTTCATTAAGCAGATGCAAAATTACACATAAAccactttttttgtttcaaaattaaagatTTAATCCTAAATGTACTATTGATCTGTAAATGACCTGAATAGataatactgtaaaaaaaaagtgatatcTATTACTTAGTTTAAACTAAGCTAAATATTATGGAGTTAGGCTTATGTAATAATTGATAAtaagtggaaaataaaatctcaagAAACTAAAAGTATGTTTTCATTCATAgtatgtttaaagaaaaatatacctCTATTAATTCAACAGGCAAAATAAAGGTTACACTCTGttgtgaaaatattatttacaaTATAAATCAGTTTCTTAACTCCTCTTTTAACtccaaagctttttaaaaagttatttaattaaaaattccaATTCTAATGAACTCTTAcattacattttcctttaattcaaGATTTGAATCTTAATCACTGAAGAGAAGTACTCTTCCAAACAGCAACTATGTGGCAAAAAACCCAGAATACACTAACTgatccaaggaagaaaaaggtatttctgtACATCctcaaaaaggcaaaaactagGCAGAGAGAACCTAATATAGAATGAACAAGACTGCATCTGCTATAGGAATTAATTGAACTCACATTTTTAAgtattgcaaaatatttttttacttgttttcttAGCCAGAGTAAAAGTAAATCACTGTCTTTGGACTTTACCTGCACAACTTCATAACCAAGTAACTGAAGATGCCTCTGTTTAATAGCTTCTTCTCCCAACAGATTGTGGCTATGAGCACAAAATCTATTCTGACCATCAACACACAGGGCAATTCTAAAATTAAGCATAAATGTAATATCAAAACAAATccaacaaacccacaacaatCAGTTATTTTAATCACCTCAACTACTGAAGTTCCTAAGAAGCATGCGACAATATCTCCCTCTCACACCTCACTGATTCAGATGTAGGATGGGAGTTACCTAGTTCAGGGAAATTTAAATCACTCAATTTAAGGGAGGAGGTGAAACCCCAAAGCTTAGTGAAACTgatctgaaaagcttttttatttgCTCTGAACAAAAATTACCATGCAAGTTAATGagaatttgatatttttaaagctacAATTAGTAAGCTGTTTTGAATtcttttagggggaaaaaaaaccaaaaaccccacaacataAAAAACCTTGCATCAGCTAGAAAAATTTCAGCAGCTAAATTTATTTAACTTACCAATTTACCTGTTAAAGCCATTGGAGTTCAAGCTAAGTTTAAGCTATGTCTGTTTTAAGTTAAACCTATACATAGATTGGCAGCATGGATTATAATTATACTTCTTCTTCTGGGTGATAAAAATCCCATCACTTTAAACCAAGGTTTAACTACTGTTAAAAAGTTGCTTAAATTTTCAGTATGTTAAGTGTATTGTGACTTTATTTACATTATGAAAGCTttacttaaaaagaaacattaaagcTCATTCTTAAGCATTTAAGCATTGGGGTCTTGGAAAGAACCTGTATTAGTCTCCAAGCCTTGTGAAGGTGTCCTGGTAGCTTAAACTACAAACAGAAGGTTACACTAGAGAAAGCAAACGTCTTCAAATACTTTTGCTTTATTCAGGGCAGTGCAGTTGCAAATACCACACAGGCAGGCTGCTTAACTTTGTATCCAAGGCTTCCCAAAGTAACCCTTGTTTAGTATACATTTAAACACCTATGCATTTCGCAAGGAAAAATAACCAGCATCTGTAGCAAATATCCTCATTATGCAGATTCTTTGCAGGAGTAAATTTGTGAACTCAAACTGGCTTAAACTCTGTTAAATCTGTGCAAATACACTCAGAAtttagttttaatttgaaaattaattacagaatATCAGAATAGATTGCTATAATCCAAATAAGGATCACTTGATTCTGACTGTCACTGTGTAAACAGAACAACTATATAGTCAGGGGGCAAAACAATGAGCAAAAACCAGATTGTTAATTTTGTCCTTTTGCCAGTATGTGTGATCTGAACTTTGTTGAAGTCAATGGCAAAACTACAAACAGCTTAATTTTTGCCAGGTTTTCACCCTATATTCTCTTTCTTAGTGTAAGTCAGTGGTTTTaaccagtgattttttttgttgtcttacCGTCTGTGTACCTCTTCAAGCTGGGTCACGGGCAATACAAAACCTTCTTCATCTAATTTAATCTCAATATCTTGTGAATatgaaaaaagaagtaaaattaaaagtaatttcttgtAATGAACTTTCTACTGTAATTCTCATCCTCTCAcagttgttttattaaataaCTGTAATACTATCacagtttattattttaaatcacagaGGCTGGCATAAGTTGTGTAGACTTAACACGAATGAGCGATAATTAGTAACAGTTCAGCCTTCCATAATGCTCACAAGCAAAGTAGTATTCCAAGTCCACTAAAAACTGTAATGCAGCTAAATGGCACTTTGCTGTGCCAGCTAGGGTCTCTGGAATTTTGAGGGCTTTGAGGAGAGACACACTCTCTCCCATTGCAAACTTCAGCATTCTTGTGAAAGCTGACATGCAGAATAATTTTGGAATCAtccccttttaaaattttttttaaatccctctgaCCTCCATAGTGTCCAAGACTCCCTTCCCTCAACATCTTATTACCATCCACCCCTCCTGGGCACGTGCCTTTCCTCATCACTGCCTTCTGTCTTTCCCGCTGCACACAACACTTTGTTTTGCTCACTCCTCTCTTACAACccacaaaccaccacaaactgTGTCACCAGCAGTTCTCGCTGAGGGGAGAGGAGCCCAGCTGAGCAGGGCACACAGATGACCACCTTTCTTTCTCTACTCACCAGTAAAGCAGGGAGATCAGGCAAGTGGCATTGCCTCATTTTGCTTTACATTATACAAATTGTTTAATGGATAAGGAGCTGgtaataaaaacacagaatacAAGCAGCTGTTAGCAGCTGTTTTCAATGCAGAGTGTCTGCATAAATACCAATTAACACTGCAGTGCttctctctccattttcctttctctgactctaaaaattatttacctTAAGTTCCCAAATTTCAGATCTTTTACAAAAGTTTGCATCCCAGTATTTGCAGAATTTAGAATGCTCACCAAGGAAATGAAAGCTTTGGCACTATACACACACATTATTTAATTCCTAACAGAAAGAAATGATACTTACCAACTACATAGAAATATGGAGTTGATACCTCTGATGCAAAATATATCCTTTTCTTCAGTAAATAAAGCAATCCTGTCTTCACCCTTTTAAAGAGGTGAACATCAGGAGAATTGTGAGGCATGGGACAGGCCTTTACTTGGTACTTTGAAAGAAGTTTCGGACCCTGGATAAGGACAGAAAACCAAATTGAAAAAGGGAGATAACATTTTTGTAAGTACTTCATATTAACATAGCAAAATGTATTCTGTGCATTCCAGAGCCAAATCTGTTGAGAGACCTATAGTCTGAGGTATGATCTGCTGGAAACTTTAAATCACCCAAACAACCACTAGAACATCCTCAGAAAGCTTCAATGCTGTCATATTCATGAGAAATACACAGCTATTTCCATTCATACAAATACATCAATTCATTCATTCAGGTAGAAATCCTCCATATTTTCATCAAGGAAAGTTGGTTTGTCCAATTCCAATGCTTTTTATGGGAAATACATGCAACTAAGTACAAACAGGGCCTTAATGACCATATAACCTCTTGTTAACATCAATTATGGTTTCACATGTACTGTACCTCATAAAATGGGCACTCCAGGGTGACAGTCAGAAAAAGCTGGGTTAGCTGGGACATAACAACTCTGTTTAAACCAGGTGGCTGAGCTGAAACAACAACATTCAGGTTTTCAGGTGTACCATCAACAAAGTATCTTTACACAAACCATATGCAGAAGTCAGGAAAAATTATTCAGTATAATGTGCAGAGAAGCTACTTAATCATTAAAATTCTCAGTAATTGTTTAAATAAACAGACATATCAGTATGCAATCACATAGgcataaaaatgagaaaattatttacagaaatatcaacacaaaaatacaaaagtagTAAGATCTTAGTTTAAACTGTCATATTCTTTCACAAAAAATGAGAATCCAAAAGATGCGGGACATTCTACACAGAAGAATAAATCTCAGTTGAGGTCTTAGATAAATATCTCTTTATAACCACTTTTCCCCAAGTTATAATCCCAGGATCTCATTGTGTagatttgtttgctttgtaaaaGTCAACTCCTTCAGGTATTTCACGCtgttgaaaaattaaatgacaaaaatttCTAATCACTTTGAAAACTTTAGCTTAGTTTTATTAGTAGAACAATCTTAGCTGAAATCTTATTAAGTTAGTCATCTTTCTGGCGTAGCTTACATCTCTCTACAATGACCCTAAAAATGCTTTAGTATCAAATAGAGAATAACTCAAAATTATGTGTTATTCACAGTAGATTTGTGTCCAAAAGCattgaaatacaaaattagAGCCAAAAACAGGCTATCACATGGGGGAAGCTCTAGCATACTATATTAGACAAAGGACAAATATGAGGAACACCAGGTCATTGTTTTTTAGAAACCCAGGattaactgaaataattctttcaaGGGAATTCAAGTCCGTGTTTTAAAACTGTACAGTGCAATTTTCAAACTCAACTAAATGACATAACATGAAAGACAATGGCAACTGTGACAAGGAAGCAATAGCCTTTGGCCTCCCGCTCACTATTTTCCAGTCACTTAGATCATGTCACTGCTGATTTGACAAATTAAAGTGATAAAAAATAGGTGCTTGACAACAGACAAACTACATAGTTGAAAGAAATGTGGAACGTCCCAGGAGTAATTCTGCTCCTTACCTTGAAGCTTTTGCAGAAAATAGGGACTAAATATTTTTGGCAGAAAATTTATTGGATAACGTTGAATAAGGACACAGGAGTGTAGCAGGTTCAGCAAGGTGTGAGGCTGGAAGTGCCTCAGGCGTGTATGCAGCACAGCTTCAAGCTTCCTAAACAAGGAAGAAGCACTTGGAGGCAGGTAGTTAAGAGTCCCAAATGGGATAATATATGCAGCAATCTGGTCAGTAGTAAGTCTGTCAGCATTGGAAATGAAACCTTCTGCCACTGCATCAAAGATGGGCTTTGAAAGGATCATCTTTTTGCAGCAATAATGCATGACCTTGCTGACTGTTTGAGGATGCATAGTGAGGATGGACCTGGGAACATGCCTTTCCAGCGCCTCTGTAAAAATTTGCAATTTTTGCCCAAAGTATTGTAAAGCTTCCAGTACATTTACCAGTTCATGATCTGTGAAATAGGGAACATGCTTCACTGAATGTTTACACAGTGCAGTGACTAAAGGAACTGCCCGAGTCTGACGGAGAACCACCAGTGAATTCAGTATTACACTTGCAAAGTTTGGGCTTAGCTGAGAAACTGTTTGTAAAGTGACACTGCTCAGTCTGTTTAGCAAGTTTTGGCATTGCTTCCCTTCTCTCACAGTCACTCGCAGTATCTTATAAACCATCACTATTTCCCTGGGACTCCATCTCTCaatgtctctttcttgcatGTGTTCCACAATTTGTTCCAGCGTCGCACAACTTGGGCCTTCTAACTCAAGCAAACTCTCTCCAAGAGAACACAGATTTTCAGCAGTCAGCTGTCCCCTGCCGAGCCGCTCCTCGCTCTCCGAAAGCAGTCTTATCATCAGCGTGCTCTGAGGATCTACACGTAGCTTTGTCAAAGCCTGCAATGCATTCAGCAGCCCTGTGTTAGACAGTTTTGAGGATTCAAATTCAAACTGGAAGCATAATGCCCTGAAAACTTCATTCTCTAACAGTGCAGGGTTTTTAAGACCATTGTCATCCACCTCAACTTCAGAAATCCTCTGCAGCGCTCCTGCAGCCATAGTGTCAGACATGACCTCTAGAGAGctaagaaagtaaaaaatgtcttttgatgTAGAAAGGTTGTTCAACttcttgaaaaataattgttcaTCCATCCACACATTATTTGATTTAGTACAGGTTCTGATATCGCCACAAAGATGCACAGCTTCATTAACAGAAAGTGGCTGCATCTGCAGTTGTACATgttttttcctacaaaacagATACTGAGATTTATCTTTGACACACATCATCCTCATGGCCACGGAGCtacagttttggggttttcgCTGCCCCCTGATGAAGTTCAACCTCTTGCTTAGGGTCATCAAAGCAGACCTGCTTGCTGGTGTGCTGGACGAATACAACTGGAAACTTTTTCGGCTAATCAAAGCCATATTGAATCAAGTGACTTCTGAAATTATAcctaagggaagaaaaacagatatGTAGTCTGGGAAACAGCACCAGGGTcactaaaaagcagaaaaaacccacgACCCCAATCCTTTTGGTGGCTGGAGAGATGGGTACGATCcctctcccaggagcaggagcacagggcgGTGCAGAGCGCAGAAACGCCGGGAGCGGCGAGCCCCGTGTGACAGGCTGCCCCGCGTTCCAGCAAGGACACCCTGGGACGAACAGGAGAGGGGCACGAACGTTCCCCCGGGCAGGAGCGGCGGGACGCCACTCTGCCCGCCACCCCTACGGCCGGGGCAGTACCGGCGGGGCCCCTCCATCCCCCTCCGCCCCAGCACCTACTGCTGCTATGGCGCTgccgcgggccggggccgcgccgctcCGCCACGGGGGCACCCGGCCGtgccggggcagcggcggcggcctCACCTCGGCAGCCATCACTGGCAGCGCGGCGCCTGCCGGGACCTTCCGGCGCCTCCCTCGGCCCGCCCGGCTCAccccgctccgccccggccCGGGCCTGCCTCCTCCCCGCGCTGCCGCTGCCTCCGGCCCGGCTCGGTGCTGCCCGGGCAGTCGCGGAGCGGGGGCTGGCGCTGGCGCTTTGCTTCGGAAGAGGGGTTCGTGCCCGTGCCCGTGTGCGCCGCGTCTTCCAGAGCAAGTACTCCCGTTCCCCGCTCTGGGGGCACACCGCGGCCGGGCGGAGCAGGTGCGCGGGGTGGGGGGTTTGTATTTCGCTTCTGTATTTGTCTTGGCCCTGGAATGCTTCTGAGCAAGTGGCAAGTGTTGAAAAAGTGGCTTGAGAATGGCTTCATGGCTCAAGGCACGGTCCCACAACCGGGGTTAAAGCCACGGAGGAGTGCGTGAAGCTCTTCATCTGATTGATGACAGGAAGAAGACGTTCTTTAAGTTTCAGGAGGGTGAAACTCCTCCATGTGTGCACTTCAGATTGAATGAGGATCTAAGGAGTTTATCTATCTGCTGATGACATAATTAACAGCGTGTGCGCTGAGGTTTCTTGCTTTGTTTATCCGGTGCGCGGCCGCGCAGTTTGTATTTGCCGGAGCAGTCCGTGACGTGCGCGGTCTGGCCTTGCCGTGCGGCTGCGGCGCTGCTGGGGCCGCGCGTGTGGTTCGGCGGCATTGATTCCTGGATGCCTCGGCTGCTCCTACACTCGTGCCTTAGGGAGCTGCTGAACGCCCTGCTAATCTTCTGTGCACTGTCAGCTTCCTGGCCTTTCCAAGTATTGGATCAGATGAGCTGTAATTTGGAATTTCATAATTAGTTTCGTGTTGAGCCCTGGTTTTATCCAGTAGATCACAGTTTGTTTTCCCAGCTTAAGTGTTGTTTTTGATGTGTGCCTACCAGCACGACAGCATGTTAAAGGCTGCTGGTGTGATAGTACTATTAAAGTTACAGGGATTCTTCAGAAAGCTCGATAGCTcaagaattacttttttcccccctatttaTTCCAGCTGAGCTTGTATCGCATAAGTGGAAGTGGCATAGCGTCTTTGAAGAGTGTATAGAGCAGCAAAGCaagagcagtgtgggcagcatgCTCGTCTGAGAGCAGGTGTGTTCCTGGTTTATGGCTGTTCATCTGCAGGTAGGCATGActgattttcctctctttgaGCAGACATCACTTAGCGGTCTGTGCACAAAGATCTTATGGTTGATGACAGAGAGGAGGCTTGTTCGCAGGGTAAAACTCTTCAACTTGTGCAGTTTAGATCAAATCGTGATAAAAGGAATTTATTGGTCTATTGTTGACATAATTTATGTTTAGAGAATTAAATAAACTAGTCAGTTAATTGAATTACAGGTTTAAGATTAGTAGCAACAATGCAACAGATATGACCGTTGAAAATGTCACCTGGAAAATGTTAACAAATGtcacaaatatttaaacagcTTTCTGTGTCTAATTCCAAGGAACTGTCTAATCGTGTTCTCTCCCTCTGCCACAAGGATTCATTCACACTGGTGCATACACACGCAGTACCCTGTCTCAGGAGGTCTGCCTGTGCATCTCTGGCATCATCGGCTCTTCTGGCTGCGTGGGTTCTCTTGTTTCCACGTGCCGTCTGTGGGAGGTGTGGTTGCTTCaggtttttgtgtttctttgcaATCTACTGGTCCATTcaccagtaaaaaaaaacctctctccAAGTTCACGTAGATGCACCAACAATGTGTCTGCCTACTTTTTGCACCCTGTACTGTTGCTACACTAGCCGGAGTAGAAAGCTCACAATGTCTTGTAGGaatcctggctgctctgcctgaCCTAAGCAGACAGAGGTCATAACAATGTTATGGCAACATCTGACCGTGTCAGaccacagcctggctgctgttCCTTCTGTGCCTTCCCCATTCCCCTTACTCTTGCAAATTTTTGTGTTTCTCAAACATTACCAGCTTCCCAAGCTGACAGACTCCTGTTGGTAATGCCTGAGCTGCAATGTTGGCAGCTTACTCCTCAGCTTTTCTTGTATAGTTTTCTGTGCTATGGTATGGTTTTAGTAGGAAACTGattcttttctccatttctgaAGTATGAGAAGGAGCGTAGTAATGAAgcattgctttgcttttattggTTTTATGCATTTGTGGTTGGGTGATGCCACCTGCTGACAAGAGAGTTAGGTGAAAACACAGCCAAGACCAGGATGAATCTGTATTACTACAGGGGTCTGAGGATATTTAAACTGTATTTACACTATTTTATATGAATCATCATAATTggcacatttctttcttttggaaaaggaaggtgaaaaatcattttgaggatttttttgttgtatgCACCTTCTGGGCACACGCATGCATGAAACCAGTTATGtaaattaatgtatttaaagGTGACTGTTAAGGTAATTACTAATAATTTTACATAatatatgtaattaattttaaatgaaaactaaaatggaaAGCATCAtagaagaaaatacagtgaaaacCTCAAAATTTTCTAGTAATTACATTTTGCATGAAATTATCTTATGATACAGACACTCTTAAGAACCTATCACTTAGTTTTGCTACTTTTGATGTAtaattatgctttttaaaaaaactcctGTCGGAAAAACCTTCTGCAGTACTATGGGGAGAAATATCCTACCCTATCAATGGAGTACAGTATTTTTATACAATTGcactgtttgttttcccatgagagaaagagaaaaaagagatacCTCAAATTATGTAGTCACAGGTTTCCATAACTCAGTGTGTCTGGCTAGCACACTGATTGCTTTCTGTAGTTGGAACTTAGTGGAAGCAACAGGTGAAATACAGCAAACAGGGCCCAGGCATGGGAGAGGTACCTCAGATTGGGAACTGAAAATTTCTCAGTAGTAATTCTAGGTATTTGAGTTATACTTCACCTCCTTAACAATGAAAACATAttgacagaaaattaatttgcaatATTCACTCTAAAGAcattctgcttctctctcttATTTACTGCTGCCTTAAGTTACATCCGTGGTGTTCTCTGTgtcaaaataatgaaagaaaacttcTTACATTCAAATTTTCATGGGACAGGTGAATGGATAAGGGTATGCATCTCATTCACCCTGCTGTTTGTGAGGAACTCGGTGACGCCATGGCAGATTTCTCTAagattgtttctttcttttaggagaaaaaagccccaaagagCCAATCCTAccattcacagaatcacagaatagtctgcactggaagggacccagaagtatcatcgagtccagctcctcCAAAGTGAATGGCCAATATGGGGATCAAAACCAACACTTTGGTGTTATTAGCATTGTGTTCTGACCAACTGAGCTAACCACAGGGTCAGGTTGCACTTGTGTAAGGAGCtccttttttaaatatgaaattaaaatgagtGTTGGTGCTCCAAAATACATAGTAGACAATAAAGTGTAAAGTCATTGCAGCaaaaattactgattttaaagaagaagaaactgggaatttaattttttttcctcaggcttTGTAGTTTGACTTCACTAcgtctgtgttttgttttgttttcaaagacagCTCAGAAAAGTGAGCAAAGTAGTCACTaacttgaaatggaaaatatataatataataaaaatagtagatattttaattttaaaagttttcatgTTATATTGTTTACAAACTAAATTCTTGACATCAGAGATCTTGTAACATCACTGCAGCATCAAGGCAGTACAGCATGTAGGACCAACACCACACCTGCTGTGCAACCTGATCTACAAAGCTTGCTTGTGAGAAATGGCTTCACTTCAGAGTAGATGCCTCATTTCCAAGTTAAACACCAATGCTGCTGTCTTTATCTCTTCTTAGTCTTATAAACAAAGTCAAATCTTACTTTTCTGTTTACAAGAGActcactttttaaattctttttcccctgcagtgtctctaaaaaaaataaaatgtgctgtgagtcaaaaaggagatttttgcTCCTCTATGCAACACAAAAGGGACAGGCAAAAGCCATAGCTGAGGAAATATGGCAGCAAGCAGGTGCCCATGGATTTGAAGCTGATATGCACTGTATAAGTGAAATGGATAAGGTGAGATACTCcatctgttttgaaaaatatgtattgAAGTTCTGAATTCTTCCTCACATGCTAGAGTGGTGGCTCTTGATAATCATGAAGGCTAGCAGATGCACCCATCAAAAAAACACCATCTCGTGTcaaatttttggtttttgtgaATCAGTAATTTCAACCAGTTCTCACAGTTGTTTAATAGCCTTCTGCCAAAGATACgtcttttgatttttcttactAGAACTGTAAATTAATGTCTTTATCTCTCTTCTAATGATGACTCAGTAACTTCTTGAAAACTTTTTATGTATGCAATAGTGAATGAATTCTGTATTTGGAAGCCAGGTCTGCTGTTAGAAATTACgctattttttattgtttgttcgattttggtttcatttgttttttgggtttttttttgttgttgttctatTTCTTTTGTTGCATTGATGTTCTGTGTTCTCTTAACTGGGGGCTCCAGCATGTCCCAGAGCTTTTGCAGGTGTTCTTGTGTTGCTTAGCATATGCGCTCATTTCAGTTCCCACAGAACTCCGAGTTAAGTTGTAGAACAAAGTCAAAAGCTTGGCTGGAACAACGAAGTGGCTTTTTATTACTTGCTGTTATCCGAGAGTAAGAATGTGAAAACTTAGTTCTATAACTAAAAGCATTATGGACTGTAATTTCCTTCAAAAGTACTCTCAACTGTATGGCTTCCAACAAAAGcatacaaaaaacaaacaatcaaaactTGATAGCCTGGTATTTTGTATGAGATGAGCAGAAAATAATAtctaaaagagatttttttatgcACTTGAAAATGTGAGACATTTTGAATTAATGTGCAGTAAGAATGTAGCTGAGCGTTAGAAAGAGACTTTTATGCAGCCAGCAGGTAATGTGAAGATTCTCCTTATATtcttgcatttaatttcttctgcatttgACAGGTTTGGAGATTAGTTTAAAGAAGGTGATAGTCAGAACATTTCTAGCCCTGTTATTGGCCTGCTacttaaataaatgtattttgccAAATTTGGCAAGACAATTCAGGGttgcaaattaattttgaattgaGAATCTGAGAGTTGGGCAttgaggaaaaaagtaatttctgcagCTTTGTAAATTTTGTCACATACAAGCTTCTGGTTTTTTCCCTACTTGTCAGTTAGAAAGTCTGTCTTTATGTAGCTTTTGGGTATTTTCAGACCTTGTGAAGGTCTGTGAATGGAGTAAGTGGTTACAGAGGCAG
This window harbors:
- the FASTKD3 gene encoding FAST kinase domain-containing protein 3, mitochondrial, encoding MALISRKSFQLYSSSTPASRSALMTLSKRLNFIRGQRKPQNCSSVAMRMMCVKDKSQYLFCRKKHVQLQMQPLSVNEAVHLCGDIRTCTKSNNVWMDEQLFFKKLNNLSTSKDIFYFLSSLEVMSDTMAAGALQRISEVEVDDNGLKNPALLENEVFRALCFQFEFESSKLSNTGLLNALQALTKLRVDPQSTLMIRLLSESEERLGRGQLTAENLCSLGESLLELEGPSCATLEQIVEHMQERDIERWSPREIVMVYKILRVTVREGKQCQNLLNRLSSVTLQTVSQLSPNFASVILNSLVVLRQTRAVPLVTALCKHSVKHVPYFTDHELVNVLEALQYFGQKLQIFTEALERHVPRSILTMHPQTVSKVMHYCCKKMILSKPIFDAVAEGFISNADRLTTDQIAAYIIPFGTLNYLPPSASSLFRKLEAVLHTRLRHFQPHTLLNLLHSCVLIQRYPINFLPKIFSPYFLQKLQAQPPGLNRVVMSQLTQLFLTVTLECPFYEGPKLLSKYQVKACPMPHNSPDVHLFKRVKTGLLYLLKKRIYFASEVSTPYFYVVDIEIKLDEEGFVLPVTQLEEVHRRIALCVDGQNRFCAHSHNLLGEEAIKQRHLQLLGYEVVQIPFFEIESLQNTRKMADYLHKKIFPCTYGLSN